In Dromiciops gliroides isolate mDroGli1 chromosome 4, mDroGli1.pri, whole genome shotgun sequence, one DNA window encodes the following:
- the RAD54L gene encoding DNA repair and recombination protein RAD54-like, with amino-acid sequence MRRSLAPSQLAKRKSEGNASDEEEWRPESTSTPKRRKSSSEANCRESFLSPFRKPLIQMTNRPHCLDSSQHEAFIRSILSKPFKVPIPNYQGPLGLRALGIKRAGLRHALHDPFEEGALVLYEPPPLSAHDQLKLDREKLPVHVVVDPVLSKILRPHQREGVKFLWECVTSRRIPGSHGCIMADEMGLGKTLQCITLMWTLLRQSPEGKPEIDKAVVVSPSSLVRNWANEVHKWLGGRIQPLAIDGGSKEEIDQKLASFMNQRGTRVPSPILIISYETFRLHAEALQRGSVGLVICDEGHRLKNSENQTYQALNSLNTSRRVLISGTPIQNDLLEYFSLVHFVNSGILGTAQEFKKHFELPILKGRDADASEEARQKGEERLRELVSIVNRCLIRRTSDILSKYLPVKIEQVVCCRLTPLQTELYRRFLKQAKPVEELREGKMSVSSLSSITSLKKLCNHPGLIYEKCVEAEEGFAGALDLFPPDYSCKSVEPQLSGKMLVLDYILAVTRRNSSDKVVLVSNYTQTLDLFEKLCRLRRYLYVRLDGTMSIKKRAKVVERFNNPSSPDFIFMLSSKAGGCGLNLIGANRLVMFDPDWNPANDEQAMARVWRDGQKKTCYIYRLLSAGTIEEKIFQRQTHKKALSSCVVDEEQDVERHFSLGELRELFTLNEVTPSDTHDKLRCRRCVNGRQVWPPAEGSDCTSDLAQWHHSADKKGLADAVLLAAWDAAVTFAFHQRSHEEQRGVL; translated from the exons ATG AGGAGGAGCTTGGCTCCGAGTCAGCTTGCCAAGAGGAAGTCCGAGGGCAATGCCTCTGATGAAGAAGAATGGCGGCCGGAGTCTACGTCG ACTCCCAAGAGGCGGAAATCAAGCAGTGAGGCCAATTGCCGTGAGAGTTTCTTGTCACCTTTTCGGAAACCCCTGATCCAGATGACTAATAGGCCACACTGCCTGGATAGCAGCCAACAT GAGGCGTTTATCCGGAGCATCTTGTCAAAGCCCTTCAAAGTCCCGATCCCCAATTACCAAG GTCCTCTGGGCCTCCGGGCCCTGGGCATCAAGCGGGCAGGTCTCCGTCATGCCCTCCATGACCCATTTGAGGAGGGTGCTCTGGTCCTCTATGAGCCGCCGCCTCTGAGTGCCCATGACCAGCTGAAGCTGGACAG GGAGAAACTTCCTGTCCATGTGGTGGTCGATCCTGTTCTCAGTAAGATCTTACGGCCCCATCAGAGAGAG GGCGTCAAATTCCTCTGGGAGTGCGTGACCAGCCGGCGCATCCCCGGCAGCCATGGCTGCATCATGGCGGACGAGATGGGCCTGGGCAAGACCCTACAGTGCATCACGCTGATGTGGACGCTCCTGCGCCAGAGTCCTGAGGGCAAGCCTGAAATCGACAAGGCCGTGGTGGTGTCCCCTTCCAGCCTGGTCAGGAACTGGGCCAATGAAGTGCACAAGTGGCTGGGGGGCCGGATCCAGCCCCTCGCCATTGATGGGGGCTCCAAGGAGGAGATCGACCAGAAACTGG CCAGCTTCATGAACCAGCGAGGCACCAGGGTCCCATCTCCCATCCTCATCATTTCCTATGAGACATTCCGTCTGCATGCCGAAGCCTTGCAGCGAGGAAGTGTGGGGCTGGTGATCTGTGATGAG GGCCACAGACTTAAGAACTCAGAGAACCAGACGTACCAGGCCCTGAACAGCTTAAACACGAGCCGGCGAGTGCTCATCTCAGGGACCCCGATACAGAACGACTTGCTGGAGTACTTCAGTCTGGTGCACTTTGTGAACTCCGGCATCCTGG GGACGGCCCAGGAGTTCAAAAAGCACTTTGAGCTGCCGATCTTGAAGGGCAGAGATGCTGATGCAAGTGAAGAAGCTCGGCAGAAGGGGGAGGAGCGACTCCGAGAGCTCGTCAGCATCGTGAACAG GTGTCTGATTCGGAGGACTTCAGATATCCTCTCCAAGTACCTGCCTGTGAAGATCGAGCAGGTGGTCTGCTGCAG GCTGACCCCGCTGCAGACGGAGCTGTACAGACGATTTCTCAAACAAGCCAAGCCCGTGGAGGAGCTGAGAGAGGGCAAAATGAGCGTGTCCTCCTTGTCCTCCATCACATCCTTGAAGAAGCTGTGTAACC ACCCAGGCCTGATCTATGAGAAGTGTGTGGAGGCGGAAGAAGGCTTCGCGGGAGCCCTTGACTTGTTTCCCCCTGACTACAGCTGCAAGTCGGTGGAGCCACAGCTCTCAG GGAAGATGCTGGTCCTGGACTATATTCTGGCTGTGACTCGAAGGAACAGCAGTGACAAGGTCGTCCTGGTGTCCAACTACACCCAGACCCTGGACCTGTTTGAGAAGCTCTGCCGGCTCAGGAG GTATCTCTATGTCCGGCTGGATGGCACCATGTCCATCAAGAAACGGGCCAAGGTGGTGGAGCGATTCAACAACCCTTCG AGCCCAGACTTCATCTTTATGCTCAGTAGCAAGGCTGGTGGCTGCGGCCTCAACCTTATTGGGGCCAACAGGCTCGTCATGTTTGATCCTGACTGGAACCCCGCCAACGATGAGCAGGCCATGGCCCGTGTTTGGCGAGATGGCCAGAAGAAGACCTGCTACATCTACCGCCTGCTCTCG GCTGGGACAATTGAGGAGAAGATCTTTCAGCGTCAGACTCACAAGAAGGCTCTGAGCAGCTGTGTGGTGGATGAAGAGCAGGATGTGGAGCGTCACTTCTCCCTGGGGGAGCTGCGGGAGCTATTCACCCTCAATGAGGTCACACCCAGCGACACCCATGACAA ACTGCGCTGTCGCCGCTGTGTGAACGGGCGCCAGGTCTGGCCTCCTGCCGAGGGCTCCGACTGCACCTCTGACTTGGCCCAGTGGCACCACAGTGCCGACAAGAAGGGGCTTGCGGATGCTGTGTTGCTGGCAGCGTGGGATGCTGCAGTCACCTTTGCCTTCCACCAGCGTTCACACGAGGAGCAGCGTGGGGTCCTTTGA
- the LOC122754175 gene encoding cytochrome b-c1 complex subunit 6, mitochondrial, which produces MVWGSDKKMLGGGDPKKEDEEEEEELVDPLTTVREYCEQIEKCVKARERLETCTDRVSSHPNTEEDCTEELFDFLHARDHCVAHTLFENVK; this is translated from the exons ATGGTGTGGGGGAGCGACAAGAAGATGCTGGGCGGCGGGGACCCCAAGAAG gaagatgaagaggaggaggaagaattggTG GACCCCCTGACCACTGTGAGGGAATACTGTGAACAGATCGAGAAATGCGTGAAGGCCCGCGAGCGGCTGGAGACGTGCACAGACCGCGTGTCTTCGCACCCCAACACTGAGGAGGACTGCACCGAGGAACTCTTTGATTTCCTGCACGCCCGAGACCACTGC gTGGCTCACACACTGTTCgaaaatgtgaaataa
- the LRRC41 gene encoding leucine-rich repeat-containing protein 41 produces the protein MAGVRSGFCEHDCSLRAKKDSPGSRTGSLVHYRNLSNLVVRAQAHGFVAKERDRLFITSPQSASHGTSQPYQRWRPVALHLRRRELLPNMAASGPHDVSANLDLREFIAAAAMEASSGERNLTTDLESSGPPALFVLCGWAVSAHMGVLESRVWALPAPILQGILPLLNIYYLERVEHAAQRKGLSTQAIWHQLWDDVMRTRPPRSESVPCWRAKFLETFFCHVLRGTLDPACDWRLQDSHFSALQHSAPYVTQLTICNALQGVGELVAKVHHKVLETLAHSLHTLKFRHLLFSDGAAHQALQGLLHRLIHHGAVRQVSMYSWPVPETALFILILTMSAGLWQPAPCDEPCRLCGEHAPGQASDLSEPAFLLGPGWPCRNTTERSAAALMTTRWEREAREAREQAVLVQESRALGEAGPGSPPAPSSGPWTPASPAPQPRVAPRRKSPCPQPWQRPGTEPDDLYDFVFLIASEKEEQEEKRQSRPSSRTWDLPSLDSAQRFRSISALELLTIPLSTESTLVLCHLLRSWVSLEKLTLSYNGLGSNIFHLLEGLQALSAQANCCLHSFHFTDLFSPLSVLELAHSTLRVLPGLRTLAIRIDHLSPEDSPRSPGSASPGTGHEEIPENCLEQLELGFPRRPQASQWLCRVLEASPSLQQLALDSATFTSPKELGQVLQTLRECNPALQKLSFHDMNLADCQKEVLLLLRDPTLRELTLSFCRLLEKRRTHFLPKLVTAMKSNSTLKSFRLPGNRLGSSGLVSLAEIFSSDSSSSLCHLDISSNCIKPDGLLEFAKQLEQSHSSRETFGHLCLFQNWLDQDPSMTQEAIGRLRATFSVVSDTWDSSQAFADYVSMM, from the exons ATGGCTGGCGTCCGCTCCGGCTTCTGCGAGCACGACTGCTCCCTGCGGGCCAAGAAGGACTCGCCAGGGTCACGGACCGGAAGTCTAGTCCACTACCGGAA CCTAAGTAATCTCGTTGTCCGGGCACAAGCTCACGGGTTCGTGGCCAAAGAGCGGGACCGGCTTTTTATTACCTCCCCGCAGAGCGCGTCCCATGGTACGTCCCAACCATATCAAAGATGGCGGCCAGTAGCTCTGCACTTGCGCAGGCGCGAGCTACTACCCAATATGGCGGCCTCCGGGCCTCACGACGTCAGCGCAAACCTGGACCTGCGTGAGTTTATCGCAGCGGCCGCCATGGAGGCCTCTTCAGGGGAAAGGAACCTCACGACAGACTTGGAGTCCAGCGGCCCCCCAGCGTTGTTCGTGCTATGTGGCTGGGCTGTGAGCGCCCACATGGGTGTCCTGGAGAGCAGGGTGTGGG CTCTTCCAGCTCCCATACTTCAAGGCATCTTACCGCTGCTCAATATCTATTACTTGGAGAGGGTCGAGCATGCAGCCCAGAGGAAAG GCCTCTCCACACAGGCCATCTGGCATCAGCTCTGGGACGATGTGATGAGGACAAGGCCACCCCGTTCTGAG AGCGTGCCCTGCTGGCGGGCCAAGTTCCTGGAGACCTTCTTCTGCCACGTGCTCCGAGGGACCCTGGACCCGGCATGTGACTGGCGCCTCCAGGACAGCCATTTCTCCGCCCTCCAGCACAGTGCGCCCTATGTCACCCAGCTCACCATCTGCAATGCGCTGCAGGGAGTGGGGGAGCTGGTGGCCAAGGTCCATCACAAGGTGCTAGAGACCCTGGCCCACTCCCTGCACACGCTCAAGTTCCGGCACCTGCTCTTCTCCGATGGAGCTGCTCACCAGGCCCTGCAGGGGCTGCTGCACCGACTCATTCACCACGGGGCCGTCCGGCAGGTGTCCATGTACTCCTGGCCGGTGCCCGAGACTGCATTGTTCATCCTCATCCTCACCATGAGTGCGGGGCTCTGGCAGCCCGCCCCCTGTGATGAGCCTTGCCGTCTGTGTGGGGAGCATGCCCCAGGGCAAGCCTCGGACCTCAGCGAGCCTGCTTTCCTGCTGGGGCCTGGCTGGCCGTGCCGGAATACCACAGAGCGGTCGGCGGCCGCCCTGATGACCACTCGGTGGGAGAGGGAGGCCAGGGAGGCTCGAGAACAGGCCGTGCTAGTGCAGGAGAGCCGGGCGCTGGGTGAAGCAGGCCCCGGGAGCCCCCCTGCCCCATCATCAGGCCCTTGGACACCAGCCAGCCCAGCCCCGCAGCCCCGGGTGGCTCCCAGGAGGAAGAGTCCCTGCCCCCAGCCCTGGCAGCGGCCCGGTACAGAGCCGGATGACCTCTATGACTTTGTCTTCCTCATTGCCAGCGAAAAGGAGGAACAGGAAGAGAAGAGGCAGAGCCGTCCGTCCTCTAGAACGTGGGACCTTCCTTCTCTGGACAGTGCCCAACGCTTCCGTAGCATCTCTGCTCTGGAGCTGTTAACCATCCCACTGTCCACGGAGTCGACGCTCGTCCTGTGTCACCTGCTGCGCTCCTGGGTGTCCTTGGAGAAGCTCACCCTCTCCTATAACG GACTAGGCTCCAATATCTTCCACCTGCTGGAGGGTTTGCAGGCCCTCTCAGCCCAAGCCAACTGTTGCCTCCACTCCTTCCACTTCACTGACCTCTTTTCCCCTCTGTCTGTGCTGGAGCTGGCCCACAGCACCCTCAGGGTCCTGCCCGGGCTGCGCACCCTAGCCATCCGCATCGACCATCTGAGCCCAGAAGACAGCCCCAGATCCCCTGGGAGCGCTAGTCCTGGGACAGGGCACGAGGAGATTCCAG AGAACTGCCTAGAGCAGCTGGAGCTGGGCTTTCCCCGCAGGCCACAGGCCAGCCAGTGGCTGTGCCGGGTCCTGGAGGCTTCGCCCTCCTTGCAGCAGCTGGCCCTGGACAGTGCCACCTTCACCTCCCCCAAGGAGCTGGGCCAGGTGCTCCAGACACTGCGAG AATGCAACCCAGCCCTGCAGAAGCTGAGCTTCCATGACATGAACCTTGCTGATTGCCAGAAAGAGGTGCTCTTGCTGCTCCGGGACCCCACCCTCCGAG AGCTCACCCTCTCTTTCTGCCGTCTGCTGGAGAAGCGCCGGACCCACTTTCTGCCCAAGCTGGTCACGGCCATGAAGAGCAATTCCACTCTGAAGAGCTTCCGGCTGCCCGGGAACCGCCTTG GGAGCTCAGGCCTCGTGTCGCTAGCTGAGATTTTCTCCAGtgactcctcctcctccctctgccaTTTGGACATCAG ctCCAACTGCATCAAGCCAGATGGCCTCCTTGAATTTGCCAAGCAGCTGGAGCAGAGCCACTCGAGCCGTGAGACCTTCGGCCACCTCTGCCTCTTCCAGAACTGGCTGGACCAGGACCCCAGCATGACTCAGGAGGCCATTGGCCGGCTGCGGGCCACGTTCAGCGTGGTCAGTGACACGTGGGACTCCTCCCAGGCCTTTGCCGACTACGTCAGTATGATGTGA